TCTTCTATGATGAACAAATACATATATTAGAGCGATGATCGTAATCATAACTAATGATAAATGAATGGGTTCTGATAAAAAGTTTGGTAAAAATTGAGTCAAAAATACGTCACCTCATATAAAATAGTTTAATACTATTCTACACTAAAGTGACGTATTTGTTGTCGGGCTTAAGCCTTAATATTATTTTTTATTTTTCTTACGTTTTAATAACCAAGTTAACAATAACAATATCCCTATAACAAGTAAAATTGAAGCCGTCATAATAATCGGTCTATTATCATCGCTTGAGACTTTTTCTTTTGTTTCGTTAAATTTATGCTTGGCAGGAGATTCCACATTGACTGTTGGTGGGCCATAGCTGTCATTTATATATGACCGATTATAATCAATATGAGCTTTACCATCTTCTAGGACAACTTTATAATCAACGCCTTTACGTACAACGTCATAAAGGTCATCTGTTACAAAATATTTTTTGCCGTTAATTTCTTGTTCTCCTTTAGATAGCACTTTTTTCCATTCGTATTCTTTGAATGATTTTTCCATTAAGCTGTTACCCATCATATTTCGTTCTTTTTCACCGCCGACACTATTATAGTCTCCAGCACCGAAAAGAATTTGATTGACTCTTAAACCATCTCTTTTAGTTGAAAGACCATGGTTATAATCTGCGATATCACTCGATCCGGTTTTTAGTCCATCAGTGCCTTTTAATGACATATCAGCACCTTCTAAAGAATGATTGTACGTATAATATGTAACGTAGTGAACAGTTGGTGCTACTAATTTTGTGTACTCTAAAATATCTGGATATTGTTTTACGAGATGTTGTGTTAAGATAGCGAAATCTCGAGAAGTAGAATAATTATCTTCGTCTGTTTGATATCTCTTAGCTTTATATTCTAATAATAAGTTGTTTGATGCACCGTTAGCATTGTAGAATTTTGTATGCTTCATGCCTAATTTTTTGGCAGTTTCGTTCATGTAATCTACAAAATCAGAATCTAAATCTTTCTTTTGTTGTTTAGAAGCAGAATTTTTATTTGGATCTTTATCTTTTTCATCTATTTTTTTAGCAGAAGCTAAATTTTCGGCTTTCATAGTTTCTCTACCTAAAATCATTGCGCCAGCATTGGATGAATTTGAAACTGTAATTTGCATCAATTCAGAAATCGTGTACACATCACCAGGATATAGTTTTGTATTACTTAGTTCAGGTAATGTTGATAGACGATATTCTTCGTCTGTCATTTTAACTTTAGCATTTTTATCTAATTTACCACTGTTGATTGCTTTTTCAGTTAAATATAATGTCATCAATTTAGACATACTCGCAGGATACCATTTGGCATCTATCTTATATTCGTACATAATTTGACCAGTTTCAGAACTGTAGTTGATTGCGCCTTCTGGTTCGTATATTTCTCCGAGTCCATGGCCATCTTCATTGGCAACTTCTGTCGGAGATTTTGGGTTATCAGCAGCATATGCGCTTTGAGTTACTGGAATGCTCAACATAAGTAGTGCAAATAATATTAATAGACTTTTTTTCATTAATAAGACCTCTTTATTTATTTTTAAAATTAACTACACCATTTTAACATATATTATTTAACATACGTATAATAAGAAAACAAATGAATATTAAATTTTTGTGAATTTAGTTTGCTATAATTAGTACGTATATAGCATTATGCTGTAAAATACAAATAGAATCATTATATTAATTAAAGAGGTTGTTAAAATGAAAAATGAAAATCCTCTCCTATATTTACTGAAAAAGGTAGACTGGCCGAAAAAAATGGTTTTTGCGGCAATGTTTCTTTCTATATTAGGAAGTCTTAGTGGATTGCTTGTACCACTATTTACCGGTAAATTAGTAGATACATTTAATGCGGAAAATTTAGATTTACGAATGGTATGGTTATTTATAGGAATATTTTTAGCTAATGCTGTTTTGAGCGGGATTGGTACATATTTATTAAGTAAAATTGGTGAGAAAACAATTTACTCTATTAGAGCAAAGCTTTGGAAACATTTAATCAATTTAAAGATGGGCTTTTTTGATAAGAATGAAAGTGGCCAATTGATGAGTCGTATTACAGACGATACGAACGTAATCAATTTATTCATTTCAGAAAAAGCACCGAGTGTGTTGCCTTCATTACTTACACTTATAGGATCGATTGTAATGTTGTTTATACTTGATTGGCAAATGACGCTCATGACAGTTCTTATTTTGCCAATTTTTATAGGTATTATGATTCCATTAGGAAAGAAAATGGGAAAAATATCTAAGGACACACAAACAGAAATTTCTAAATTTAGCGGGATACTAGGTAGAGTATTAACTGAAATGAAATTAGTGAAAGTCACAACGTCAGAAAAAAATGAATTAGAAAAAACAAAAGTAACATTATTAGGTATATATAACCTAGGTTTAAAAGAAGCGAAAATAAGAGCGATTATTTCACCTTTATCAGGCATCATTATGACACTGACAGTTGCGATTATATTAGGATTTGGTGGGATAAGAGTTTCAAGTGGTGCCATCACAGCAGGAACGTTAGTCGCTATGATTTTCTATGTGGTTCAATTATCAGCACCGATATTGAGCTTTTCTATGTTTATAACAGATTATAAAAAAGCGGTTGGTGCAAGTGAAAGAATTTATGAAATTTATCAAGAAGAAACAGAGAAAGAAGGAAGCGATTCAAATCGCCCAATAACAGATCATCAAGACATTACATTTAAAAACGTATCTTTTGGCTATGATGATACGACCATTATAAAAGATTTATCATTATCTATACATTCAGGAGAAGTAACAGCTTTTGTAGGTCCATCAGGCTCTGGGAAAAGTACATTATTCAGCTTAATAGAAAGATTATATCCAATAGAGCAAGGTGAGATATTGTATGGTAACGAATCTATAGAAGATATATTTTTGAAATATTGGAGACAGAAAATAGGATATGTTATGCAATCTAATGCGATGATGTCAGGAACGATTAGAGATAATCTTACATATGGTATTAATGAAGCGGTAAGCGATGAAACATTGATACATTATACAAAGATGGCACGTTGTTACGATTTCATTATGGAATTTCCACATGGGTTTGATACTGAAATAGGAGAAAGAGGTACTAAATTATCAGGTGGACAAAGGCAAAGGATTGATATAGCGAGAAGCTTCATTAAGAATCCAGATATTTTGTTATTGGATGAAGCAACAGCCAATCTAGATAGTGAAAGTGAATATTATATTCAACAAGCACTGAATGAACTTATGAAAGATAGAACGACAATTGTCATTGCACATAGGTTAGCAACTATTAAGAAAGCAAATCAAATTATCTTCTTAGACAAAGGAGAAATTACTGGTGCAGGTACACATAACGATTTGATACAAAGCCACGATAAATATAGACACTTCGTCAACACACAAAGTTTAACGGAGTAAAAGGTAGAAAATCTAAACTTTATAGAATTAAAATTAAGCATACCGTATATGGTGTGCTTTTTTTATTTATAAAAAGCTAAAAAATTCATCAAACCAATGTAAACGCAATCATGTAGATGAATAAAGAGATTGAAAAAATTCGAAAAACTATACTAAAATTTTACGTGAAGTTTTTCACATAATCTAAGCTAAACCTATTGACCTAGTGAATTGATGGTGTTATATTTACATTGTGAAATAAATCACAAATACAAAAGATGTGCATCTTAAAAAATAAAAAAAGAAAGAAGTTGTTCATTGTGTTATTAAATAATATTAATCCATTAGAAAATGTTACTTTATCTGCAATTGTTGCTAGTATACCGATTATATTATTTCTATTATGTTTAACAGTTTTTAAAATGAAAGGTATTTATGCATCCATCACAACACTGATAGTCACATTATTTATTGGATTTTTTGTATTTGAATTACCGCATACTGTAGCGATTGGTGCTGTAACGGAAGGCTTTTTCCAAGGTGTGCTACCAATTGGCTATATTATTGTAATGGCTGTATGGCTATACAAAGTTTCTAATGGTACTGGCCAGTTCGACATTATTCAAGATAGTATTTCAGGAATATCTCAAGATCAACGCATTCAGTTGCTATTAATTGGTTTTAGTTTTAATGCATTTTTAGAAGGTGTTGCTGGTTTTGGTGTTCCAATTGCAATATGTAGTGTACTTTTAATTCAAATTGGGTTTAAACCGTTACAAGCAGCGATGTTATGTTTAATCGCAAATGGTGCTGCTGGTGCTTTTGGTGCAATTGGTATACCGGTTGGAATTGTTGATAGTTTAGCATTACACGGTAATATTACTGCATTAGAAGTTTCTCAAATATCTATTCTTACACTTCCGATTTTGAATTTCTTTATTCCATTTTTATTGATTATGATTTTAGATGGCTTAAAAGGTGTTAAAGAAATTTTACCGATGATTTTAGTTGTAAGTACAACTTATACAGGCTTGCAGTTAATCATGACTTATTTCCACGGTCCAGAACTCGCTGATATTATTCCGCCATTATTATCAATGGTGGCATTAGCAATATTTTCAAAATATTATCAGCCTAAAAAAATATACAGAGTTACAAATCAAGAAGTTATCCAACCGAAAAAGCATTCTATTAAATCTATTTTATATGCATGGAGCCCATTCTACATTTTAACTATTTTCGTAATGATATGGAGTGCACCATTCTTTAAAGGATTATTTGCTGAAGGTGGTTTACTATCATCATTAGTTTGGAATATTAGTATTCCTGGTACAATGAATGAAATTACAAACAAATTAATTACATTAAAAATAGATGTTTTTAGCGCAACAGGTACAGCGATTTTATTATCTGTCATCATTACAATTTTATTA
This portion of the Mammaliicoccus vitulinus genome encodes:
- a CDS encoding ABC transporter ATP-binding protein gives rise to the protein MKNENPLLYLLKKVDWPKKMVFAAMFLSILGSLSGLLVPLFTGKLVDTFNAENLDLRMVWLFIGIFLANAVLSGIGTYLLSKIGEKTIYSIRAKLWKHLINLKMGFFDKNESGQLMSRITDDTNVINLFISEKAPSVLPSLLTLIGSIVMLFILDWQMTLMTVLILPIFIGIMIPLGKKMGKISKDTQTEISKFSGILGRVLTEMKLVKVTTSEKNELEKTKVTLLGIYNLGLKEAKIRAIISPLSGIIMTLTVAIILGFGGIRVSSGAITAGTLVAMIFYVVQLSAPILSFSMFITDYKKAVGASERIYEIYQEETEKEGSDSNRPITDHQDITFKNVSFGYDDTTIIKDLSLSIHSGEVTAFVGPSGSGKSTLFSLIERLYPIEQGEILYGNESIEDIFLKYWRQKIGYVMQSNAMMSGTIRDNLTYGINEAVSDETLIHYTKMARCYDFIMEFPHGFDTEIGERGTKLSGGQRQRIDIARSFIKNPDILLLDEATANLDSESEYYIQQALNELMKDRTTIVIAHRLATIKKANQIIFLDKGEITGAGTHNDLIQSHDKYRHFVNTQSLTE
- a CDS encoding L-lactate permease, with the translated sequence MLLNNINPLENVTLSAIVASIPIILFLLCLTVFKMKGIYASITTLIVTLFIGFFVFELPHTVAIGAVTEGFFQGVLPIGYIIVMAVWLYKVSNGTGQFDIIQDSISGISQDQRIQLLLIGFSFNAFLEGVAGFGVPIAICSVLLIQIGFKPLQAAMLCLIANGAAGAFGAIGIPVGIVDSLALHGNITALEVSQISILTLPILNFFIPFLLIMILDGLKGVKEILPMILVVSTTYTGLQLIMTYFHGPELADIIPPLLSMVALAIFSKYYQPKKIYRVTNQEVIQPKKHSIKSILYAWSPFYILTIFVMIWSAPFFKGLFAEGGLLSSLVWNISIPGTMNEITNKLITLKIDVFSATGTAILLSVIITILLSKHFKFSDASKLLGLTIKELWLPILTICFILAIAKIMTYGGLTGAMGQGIAKAGHIFPLLSPVLGWIGVFMTGSVVNNNTLFAPIQATVASQIGTSGPLLVAANTAGGVAAKLISPQSIAIATAAVGEVGKESELLKMTLKYSIGFLIFICVWTFILTIIL
- the pbp4 gene encoding penicillin-binding protein PBP4 — its product is MKKSLLILFALLMLSIPVTQSAYAADNPKSPTEVANEDGHGLGEIYEPEGAINYSSETGQIMYEYKIDAKWYPASMSKLMTLYLTEKAINSGKLDKNAKVKMTDEEYRLSTLPELSNTKLYPGDVYTISELMQITVSNSSNAGAMILGRETMKAENLASAKKIDEKDKDPNKNSASKQQKKDLDSDFVDYMNETAKKLGMKHTKFYNANGASNNLLLEYKAKRYQTDEDNYSTSRDFAILTQHLVKQYPDILEYTKLVAPTVHYVTYYTYNHSLEGADMSLKGTDGLKTGSSDIADYNHGLSTKRDGLRVNQILFGAGDYNSVGGEKERNMMGNSLMEKSFKEYEWKKVLSKGEQEINGKKYFVTDDLYDVVRKGVDYKVVLEDGKAHIDYNRSYINDSYGPPTVNVESPAKHKFNETKEKVSSDDNRPIIMTASILLVIGILLLLTWLLKRKKNKK